In Micromonospora sp. WMMD980, the following are encoded in one genomic region:
- a CDS encoding glutathione S-transferase C-terminal domain-containing protein — MGVGGSDDEVLDRTGGKYVEPGGEFTRDQRYIATRITADARDGWPVEPGRYRLAVSRACPWANRLIIVRRLLGLEDAISQAVAGPTHDKRSWTFDLDPGGKDPVLGIERLADAYFARFPGYDRGITVPALVDVPTGQVVTNDYAQMSLDLSTEWTEYHRPDAPELYPERLRGEIDEVNAVVFADVNNGVYRCGFAGSQEAYERAYHRLFDRLDWLSERLAGQRYLVGDTITEADVRLFTTLVRFDPVYHGHFKCNRQKLSEMPVLWAYARDLFTTPGFGDTIDFDHIKRHYYEVHRDINPTGIVPLGPDLSNWLTPHHREELGGRPFGDGTPPPPPAPEERVDPAHTPLR, encoded by the coding sequence GTGGGCGTGGGCGGCAGCGACGACGAGGTCCTGGACCGGACCGGCGGCAAGTACGTGGAGCCGGGCGGCGAGTTCACCCGGGACCAGCGCTACATCGCGACCCGGATCACCGCGGACGCGCGGGACGGCTGGCCGGTGGAGCCGGGCCGCTACCGGCTGGCGGTCAGCCGGGCCTGCCCCTGGGCGAACCGGTTGATCATCGTCCGCCGGCTGCTCGGGCTGGAGGACGCCATCTCGCAGGCGGTCGCCGGCCCCACCCACGACAAGCGGAGCTGGACGTTCGACCTGGACCCCGGCGGCAAGGACCCGGTGCTGGGCATCGAACGGCTGGCCGACGCCTACTTCGCCCGGTTCCCCGGCTACGACCGGGGCATCACCGTCCCGGCGCTGGTCGACGTGCCCACCGGGCAGGTGGTCACCAACGACTACGCGCAGATGAGCCTGGACCTGTCGACCGAGTGGACCGAGTACCACCGGCCGGACGCGCCGGAGCTCTACCCGGAGCGGCTGCGCGGCGAGATCGACGAAGTGAACGCGGTCGTCTTCGCCGACGTCAACAACGGTGTCTACCGGTGCGGCTTCGCCGGCAGCCAGGAGGCGTACGAGCGGGCGTACCACCGGCTCTTCGACCGGCTGGACTGGCTGAGCGAGCGGCTGGCCGGGCAGCGTTACCTGGTCGGCGACACGATCACCGAGGCGGACGTGCGGCTGTTCACCACGCTGGTCCGCTTCGACCCGGTCTACCACGGGCACTTCAAGTGCAACCGGCAGAAGCTGAGCGAGATGCCGGTGCTCTGGGCGTACGCCCGGGACCTGTTCACCACGCCGGGCTTCGGCGACACGATCGACTTCGACCACATCAAGCGGCACTACTACGAGGTCCACCGGGACATCAACCCGACCGGGATCGTGCCGCTCGGCCCGGACCTGTCGAACTGGCTCACCCCGCACCATCGGGAGGAGTTGGGCGGCCGCCCCTTCGGCGACGGCACCCCGCCCCCGCCGCCCGCTCCCGAGGAGCGGGTCGACCCCGCCCACACTCCGCTGCGCTGA
- a CDS encoding ester cyclase, with protein sequence MTDVEAAARRFVADVWNAGREESAYELVAPECPGLAGVGPAAVLAWHRDRRASFPDLRYKIVEVVAGGGRVAVRWRAAGTQAGQFGPVPPTGRVVSYSGASFLRFDEAGRIADVWSVNELFQVLQQLGVQMLPPLTPGGA encoded by the coding sequence GTGACCGATGTGGAGGCGGCGGCCCGGCGCTTCGTCGCCGACGTGTGGAACGCCGGCCGCGAGGAGAGCGCGTACGAGCTGGTGGCCCCGGAGTGCCCCGGGCTGGCCGGCGTCGGGCCGGCGGCGGTGCTGGCCTGGCACCGGGACCGGCGGGCGTCGTTCCCCGACCTGCGTTACAAGATCGTCGAGGTGGTGGCCGGCGGCGGGCGGGTCGCGGTGCGCTGGCGGGCCGCCGGCACCCAGGCCGGGCAGTTCGGTCCGGTGCCGCCGACCGGCCGGGTGGTCAGCTATTCCGGGGCGTCGTTCCTGCGCTTCGACGAGGCGGGCCGGATCGCGGACGTGTGGAGCGTCAACGAGCTGTTCCAGGTGCTCCAGCAGCTCGGCGTGCAGATGCTGCCCCCGCTCACACCCGGCGGGGCGTGA
- a CDS encoding NADH-quinone oxidoreductase subunit I — translation MSEHGGVPGGGLVKGLAVTLKTMTRRSTTQQYPDVAPELPPRSRGVIALLEENCTVCMLCARECPDWCIYIDSYKEEVAVPGAARPRQRNVLDKFDIDFSLCMYCGICIEVCPFDALYWSPEFEYAEYDIKDLLHDKDHLGEWMGTVPPPPAHDPLGVPSKEETTAARKAAAPAARPAPSRVRSDAAEPGEGAAS, via the coding sequence ATGAGCGAGCACGGTGGAGTGCCCGGCGGCGGGCTGGTGAAGGGCCTGGCGGTCACGTTGAAGACGATGACCCGCCGCTCGACCACCCAGCAGTACCCGGACGTCGCGCCCGAGTTGCCGCCCCGCTCCCGTGGCGTGATCGCGCTGCTGGAGGAGAACTGCACGGTCTGCATGCTGTGCGCCCGCGAGTGCCCGGACTGGTGCATCTACATCGACTCGTACAAGGAGGAGGTGGCGGTGCCCGGCGCCGCCCGCCCCCGCCAGCGCAACGTGCTCGACAAGTTCGACATCGACTTCTCGCTCTGCATGTACTGCGGCATCTGCATCGAGGTCTGCCCGTTCGACGCGCTCTACTGGTCGCCCGAGTTCGAGTACGCCGAGTACGACATCAAGGACCTGCTGCACGACAAGGACCATCTGGGCGAGTGGATGGGCACCGTGCCGCCGCCGCCGGCCCACGACCCGCTCGGCGTCCCCTCGAAGGAGGAGACCACCGCCGCCCGCAAGGCCGCGGCGCCCGCCGCCCGTCCGGCCCCGAGCCGGGTACGCTCCGACGCCGCCGAGCCGGGGGAGGGCGCGGCCTCATGA
- a CDS encoding NADH-quinone oxidoreductase subunit J: protein MTGADVLLLALGAVAVGAGALVVATRHLVRAGLWLVVCLGALAGDYLVLTAELVAWVQVLIYVGAVVVLLLFAVMLTRAPIGPSDDLDRPGWPAALVGAGSGLGLAVLLVDAFRWSRVALPAAGTAERLGEQVFRSWVLPFEVLSVLLLAALVGAIVLSRPDIGRPATPDPAGDGPARPEPAAVAVDEGGRR, encoded by the coding sequence ATGACCGGTGCGGACGTGCTGCTGCTCGCGCTCGGCGCGGTGGCGGTGGGCGCGGGCGCGCTGGTGGTGGCCACCCGCCACCTGGTCCGGGCCGGCCTGTGGCTGGTGGTGTGCCTGGGCGCGCTCGCCGGCGACTACCTGGTGCTCACCGCCGAGCTGGTGGCCTGGGTGCAGGTGTTGATCTACGTGGGCGCGGTGGTGGTGCTGCTGCTGTTCGCGGTGATGCTGACCCGCGCCCCGATCGGGCCCTCCGACGACCTGGACCGGCCCGGCTGGCCGGCCGCGCTGGTCGGCGCCGGCAGCGGCCTGGGACTGGCCGTGCTGCTGGTCGACGCGTTCCGCTGGTCCCGGGTGGCGTTGCCCGCCGCGGGCACCGCCGAGCGCCTCGGCGAGCAGGTGTTCCGCTCCTGGGTGCTGCCGTTCGAGGTGCTCTCGGTGCTGCTGCTCGCCGCGCTGGTCGGCGCGATCGTGCTCTCCCGCCCCGACATCGGCCGCCCGGCCACGCCCGACCCGGCCGGCGACGGCCCGGCCCGGCCGGAACCGGCGGCGGTGGCCGTCGACGAGGGCGGGCGCCGGTGA
- the nuoK gene encoding NADH-quinone oxidoreductase subunit NuoK, translated as MRPVIPYVTAALLFGLGVYGVLRRRNAVLVLMAVELMLNAVNLVLVTADTTVRAALPHSGQVFALFVIVLAAAEIGVGLAIVLQLYRLRASVTVDDVPLTERPPAVRDEVAP; from the coding sequence GTGAGGCCGGTCATCCCCTACGTCACCGCCGCGCTGCTGTTCGGCCTCGGCGTCTACGGCGTGCTGCGCCGGCGTAACGCGGTGCTGGTGCTGATGGCCGTGGAGCTGATGCTGAACGCGGTCAACCTGGTCCTGGTCACCGCGGACACCACGGTCCGGGCCGCGCTGCCGCACTCCGGTCAGGTGTTCGCGCTGTTCGTGATCGTGCTGGCCGCCGCCGAGATCGGCGTCGGGCTGGCCATTGTGCTCCAGCTCTACCGGTTGCGGGCCAGCGTCACGGTCGACGACGTCCCGCTCACCGAGCGCCCGCCGGCCGTCCGGGACGAGGTGGCCCCATGA
- a CDS encoding NADH-quinone oxidoreductase subunit L: protein MSTSTLWLAAVLPGAPLVAGLLGLLLPPVSHGDRAPARRLAVGLGVTGAAVALLAALALLLRVDGSVEASTTWVELGGLRVTLGLRLDGVAVLVATAVTVVALAVQVYSTGYLRRGPHDDVDVDHRYPPYAAQLSLFTAAMLTVVVSGDLIMLLVGWEVMGICSYLLIAHDRRLPEAPGAAVKAFLVTRVGDVGFLLGIALLGVGAGSFRIADVLAHDWSTGTLTAACLLLLAGVAGKSAQFPLHTWLPDAMAGPTPVSALIHAATMVAAGVYAVARLFPLFAQAPAALAVLGVLAAITILLGAFAATAQDDIKRVLAWSTVSQIGYMTGALAVGAPAAALFHLLTHAAFKALLFLAAGAVIHAVGTTLMSRMGGLRTGMPVTFWCVVVGLGALAGVPPLSGFWSKDGVLAAAEANALDGAGPTASWVGWLVWLAGLLGVAVTAWYATRLLLRTFFGTARAPLVRPHDPPASLRWPVLLLAVPAALLGLAAFAPWFADRLRVPGDDTGEAVELVHLAPNLILPFLLLAAGAGVAWAGWRRDPAADPARFLGPLRPVFARAFRLDDVQHALVVRPTGVLARAVRAGDELGVDGLVEGAGRAAVELGDGLAAAHRAALPRAAAGVLAGALLIGLAVALIGVTS from the coding sequence GTGAGCACGTCGACGTTGTGGCTCGCGGCGGTGCTGCCGGGCGCGCCGCTGGTGGCCGGCCTGCTCGGGCTGCTGCTGCCGCCCGTCTCGCACGGGGACCGGGCGCCGGCCCGGAGGCTGGCGGTCGGGTTGGGCGTGACCGGCGCGGCGGTGGCGCTGCTGGCCGCGCTGGCGTTGCTGCTCCGCGTCGACGGGTCGGTGGAGGCGTCCACCACCTGGGTCGAGCTGGGCGGGCTGCGGGTCACGCTGGGCCTGCGGCTGGACGGCGTGGCGGTGCTGGTCGCCACCGCGGTCACCGTGGTGGCGCTCGCCGTGCAGGTCTACTCGACGGGCTACCTGCGTCGCGGCCCGCACGACGACGTGGACGTCGACCACCGTTACCCGCCGTACGCGGCCCAGCTCAGCCTCTTCACCGCCGCCATGCTGACCGTTGTGGTGTCCGGTGACCTGATCATGCTGCTGGTCGGCTGGGAGGTGATGGGCATCTGCTCGTACCTGCTCATCGCCCACGACCGGCGGCTGCCGGAGGCGCCCGGCGCGGCAGTGAAGGCGTTCCTGGTCACCCGGGTGGGTGACGTCGGTTTCCTGCTCGGCATCGCGTTGCTCGGGGTGGGCGCGGGCAGTTTCCGGATCGCCGACGTGCTGGCGCACGACTGGTCCACCGGTACGCTGACCGCCGCCTGCCTGCTGCTGCTCGCCGGGGTGGCCGGCAAGAGCGCCCAGTTCCCGTTGCACACCTGGCTGCCGGACGCGATGGCCGGCCCCACGCCGGTCTCCGCGCTGATCCACGCCGCGACCATGGTGGCCGCCGGGGTCTATGCGGTGGCCCGGCTGTTCCCGCTCTTCGCGCAGGCCCCGGCCGCGCTCGCGGTGCTCGGCGTGCTGGCCGCGATCACCATCCTGTTGGGCGCGTTCGCAGCCACCGCGCAGGACGACATCAAGCGGGTGCTGGCCTGGTCCACGGTCTCCCAGATCGGCTACATGACCGGCGCGCTCGCGGTCGGCGCGCCCGCCGCCGCGCTGTTCCACCTGCTCACCCACGCCGCGTTCAAGGCGTTGCTGTTCCTCGCCGCCGGCGCGGTGATCCACGCGGTGGGCACCACGCTGATGTCCCGGATGGGCGGCCTGCGCACCGGCATGCCGGTCACGTTCTGGTGCGTGGTGGTCGGGCTCGGCGCGCTGGCCGGGGTGCCGCCGCTCTCCGGTTTCTGGAGCAAGGACGGCGTGCTCGCCGCCGCCGAGGCCAACGCGCTCGACGGCGCCGGCCCGACCGCGAGCTGGGTGGGGTGGCTGGTCTGGCTGGCCGGGCTGCTCGGCGTGGCGGTCACCGCCTGGTACGCCACCCGGCTGCTGCTGCGCACGTTCTTCGGCACGGCCCGCGCGCCGCTGGTCCGCCCGCACGACCCGCCGGCGTCGCTGCGCTGGCCGGTGCTGCTGCTCGCGGTCCCGGCCGCGCTGCTCGGGCTGGCCGCGTTCGCGCCGTGGTTCGCCGACCGCCTGCGAGTGCCGGGCGACGACACCGGCGAGGCGGTCGAGCTGGTCCACCTCGCGCCCAACCTGATCCTGCCGTTCCTGCTGCTCGCGGCCGGCGCGGGCGTGGCCTGGGCCGGCTGGCGCCGGGATCCGGCCGCCGACCCGGCCCGCTTCCTGGGTCCGCTGCGGCCGGTGTTCGCCCGGGCGTTCCGGCTCGACGACGTCCAGCACGCTCTCGTCGTACGCCCGACCGGCGTGCTCGCGCGGGCCGTGCGGGCCGGCGACGAGCTGGGGGTGGACGGCCTGGTGGAGGGTGCCGGCCGGGCGGCGGTGGAGCTGGGCGACGGGCTGGCCGCGGCGCACCGGGCGGCGTTGCCGCGCGCGGCGGCCGGCGTGCTCGCCGGCGCGTTGCTGATCGGCCTGGCGGTCGCCCTGATCGGAGTCACCTCATGA
- a CDS encoding NADH-quinone oxidoreductase subunit M — protein sequence MTFGQVLLVAVVAVPALGAVATAAVPGDRAGRLVGTVAAALTLLATLPLVGGEHGWFGYGPRPAVQPWHQLDLTWVPGLDLRFHLGVDGISWPLVVLTALLTLLCCGFTLWRVPAGGGSGRALVALLLVVEVGILGTFLALDLVLFFLFFEVVLLPMYAIIAGWGGDDRRRAARKFALYTLFGSVLLLVGVYVVVAAAGTADLTTLTGGAGLSRDTQLAAFTLLALAFAVKSPLWPLHSWLPDAHTQAPTVGSVILAGVLLKMGTYGLIRVAVGVAPEGARWASPVLGALAVAAIGIGGLVCLAQVELKRLIAYSSVGHMGFVLLGVATLTATGLQAALIGNIAHGVITGLLFFLAGAIKDRTHTGVLAELSGLRETAPRLAGLLGFAAVASLGLPGLAGFWGEAFAVVAAVRRGGPLWLTLAVLAALGGALTAAYLLRLLRRVSHGRPSAAVAPLGPGLAGAELTAWAPLVVLALAVGLAPALVLSYASGPVEALLGVVP from the coding sequence ATGACGTTCGGGCAGGTCCTGCTGGTCGCGGTGGTCGCGGTCCCGGCGCTGGGCGCGGTCGCGACGGCCGCCGTGCCGGGTGACCGGGCCGGCCGGCTGGTCGGCACGGTGGCCGCCGCCTTGACGCTGCTGGCGACGCTGCCGCTGGTCGGCGGCGAGCACGGCTGGTTCGGGTACGGCCCCCGTCCGGCGGTGCAGCCGTGGCACCAGCTCGACCTGACCTGGGTGCCCGGGCTGGACCTGCGCTTCCACCTCGGGGTGGACGGCATCTCCTGGCCGCTCGTGGTGCTGACCGCGCTGCTCACGCTGCTGTGCTGCGGCTTCACGCTGTGGCGGGTGCCGGCGGGCGGCGGCAGCGGCCGGGCGCTGGTGGCGCTGCTGCTGGTGGTCGAGGTGGGCATCCTCGGCACGTTCCTCGCGCTCGACCTGGTGCTGTTCTTCCTCTTCTTCGAGGTCGTCCTGCTGCCGATGTACGCGATCATCGCCGGCTGGGGCGGCGACGACCGGCGCCGGGCGGCCCGCAAGTTCGCGCTCTACACCCTGTTCGGCTCGGTGCTGCTGCTGGTCGGCGTCTACGTGGTGGTAGCCGCCGCGGGCACCGCCGACCTGACCACGCTGACCGGCGGCGCCGGCCTGTCCCGCGACACGCAGTTGGCCGCGTTCACGCTGTTGGCGTTGGCGTTCGCGGTGAAGAGCCCGTTGTGGCCGCTGCACTCGTGGCTGCCCGACGCGCACACCCAGGCGCCCACCGTGGGCAGTGTGATCCTCGCCGGGGTGCTGCTGAAGATGGGCACGTACGGGCTGATCCGGGTGGCCGTGGGGGTGGCCCCGGAGGGCGCCCGCTGGGCGTCGCCGGTGCTCGGCGCGCTCGCCGTGGCGGCGATCGGAATCGGCGGCCTGGTCTGCCTGGCCCAGGTCGAGCTGAAGCGGCTGATCGCCTACTCCAGCGTGGGGCACATGGGGTTCGTGTTGCTCGGGGTGGCCACGCTCACCGCCACCGGCCTCCAGGCGGCGCTGATCGGCAACATCGCCCACGGGGTGATCACCGGCCTGCTGTTCTTCCTGGCCGGGGCGATCAAGGACCGGACGCACACCGGTGTGCTCGCCGAGCTGTCCGGGTTGCGGGAGACCGCGCCCCGGCTCGCCGGGCTGCTCGGCTTCGCGGCGGTGGCCTCGCTGGGGCTGCCCGGCCTGGCCGGCTTCTGGGGTGAGGCGTTCGCGGTGGTGGCCGCCGTGCGGCGGGGCGGGCCGCTGTGGCTGACGCTCGCCGTGCTGGCGGCGCTGGGCGGCGCGCTGACCGCCGCGTACCTCTTGCGGTTGTTGCGCCGGGTCAGTCACGGCCGGCCCAGCGCGGCGGTCGCGCCGCTCGGGCCGGGGCTGGCCGGGGCGGAGCTGACCGCCTGGGCGCCGCTGGTGGTGCTCGCGCTCGCCGTCGGCCTGGCGCCGGCGCTGGTCCTGTCCTATGCCTCCGGACCGGTGGAGGCCCTGCTGGGGGTCGTGCCATGA
- a CDS encoding proton-conducting transporter membrane subunit has translation MSLVQRVDNVALLPAYLAAGTAVLALLVDLLVARRTVTVAVAALGAGGTTAGAALVGAAGERRTFCVGADCSWVWGGRAALVAAVIALLTLAVLVISGPLLRAGRIPAGEYCFLLACAMTGGVVLGAAGDLITLLVALETLTLPLYVLVGLRRASLAGAEAAVTFFVVSVVATTVTLLGAALLYAVTGGLHLDRLGGTLAARDDLRDLPLTTVAVALVVAGLAFKVAAVPFHAWAPATYDGAPLPVAAYLSTASKLGGVVALLAVVQRALPAGVTGPVLAVLAALTMTVGNLVALRQRRTVRLLAWSSVAQAGYILAPLGALALAAGRTVDARDGAYAAAVAYAVFFVLLELAAFAAVVALRPADGDGGTLADLRGAARRHPWVGGAFALALVGLAGLPPGLAGLFAKVTVVRSLLAGHAGWLALVVALNAVLGLAYYLRVAATLYAPAGGTPVRPARGVVWALGVATVAAVVIGFAPQLVLDVAAR, from the coding sequence ATGAGTCTGGTGCAGCGTGTCGACAACGTGGCGCTGCTGCCGGCCTACCTGGCCGCCGGCACGGCCGTGCTGGCGCTCCTGGTCGACCTGCTGGTGGCCCGCCGGACGGTGACCGTGGCCGTGGCGGCGCTCGGCGCGGGCGGCACCACGGCCGGCGCGGCACTGGTCGGGGCGGCCGGTGAGCGGCGCACGTTCTGCGTCGGCGCGGACTGCTCCTGGGTGTGGGGCGGCCGGGCCGCCCTGGTGGCGGCGGTGATCGCCCTGCTCACGCTCGCCGTGCTGGTGATCTCCGGTCCGCTGCTGCGGGCCGGGCGCATCCCGGCCGGCGAATACTGCTTCCTGCTGGCCTGCGCGATGACCGGCGGTGTGGTGCTCGGCGCGGCCGGCGACCTGATCACCCTGCTGGTGGCGTTGGAGACGCTGACGCTGCCGCTCTACGTGCTGGTCGGGCTGCGCCGGGCCAGCCTGGCCGGGGCCGAGGCGGCGGTGACGTTCTTCGTGGTCAGTGTGGTCGCCACCACGGTGACGCTGCTCGGCGCGGCGCTGCTCTACGCGGTCACCGGCGGCCTGCACCTGGACCGGCTCGGCGGCACCCTGGCCGCCCGGGACGACCTGCGCGACCTGCCGCTGACCACTGTCGCGGTGGCGCTGGTGGTGGCCGGGCTGGCGTTCAAGGTGGCCGCCGTGCCGTTCCACGCCTGGGCGCCGGCGACGTACGACGGCGCGCCGCTGCCGGTGGCCGCCTACCTGTCGACCGCGTCGAAGCTGGGCGGCGTGGTGGCGTTGCTGGCGGTGGTGCAGCGGGCGCTGCCGGCCGGCGTGACCGGTCCGGTGCTGGCAGTGCTGGCCGCGTTGACCATGACCGTGGGCAACCTGGTGGCGCTGCGCCAGCGGCGTACCGTCCGGTTGCTGGCCTGGTCGTCGGTGGCCCAGGCGGGTTACATCCTGGCCCCGCTGGGCGCCTTGGCGCTGGCGGCGGGGCGCACCGTCGACGCGCGCGACGGGGCGTACGCGGCGGCAGTCGCGTACGCCGTGTTCTTCGTGCTGCTGGAGCTGGCCGCGTTCGCCGCGGTGGTGGCGTTGCGGCCGGCGGACGGCGACGGCGGCACGCTCGCCGACCTGCGCGGCGCGGCGCGGCGGCACCCGTGGGTGGGTGGCGCGTTCGCGCTGGCGTTGGTCGGGCTGGCCGGCCTGCCGCCGGGGCTGGCCGGGCTGTTCGCGAAGGTGACGGTGGTCCGGTCGCTGCTGGCCGGGCACGCCGGCTGGCTGGCCCTGGTGGTGGCGCTGAACGCGGTGCTCGGCCTGGCCTACTACCTGCGGGTGGCCGCGACGCTCTACGCGCCGGCCGGCGGCACGCCCGTGCGGCCCGCGCGCGGGGTGGTGTGGGCGCTCGGGGTGGCCACCGTGGCGGCCGTGGTGATCGGTTT